The Mangifera indica cultivar Alphonso unplaced genomic scaffold, CATAS_Mindica_2.1 Un_0017, whole genome shotgun sequence genome has a window encoding:
- the LOC123205856 gene encoding berberine bridge enzyme-like 21, producing the protein MKKTTTLLSPIFVLLLFQFLNLSLTWGASDSVYQTFLQCLKKQTNSTDDLSKIVYAQANPSYTSVLQAYIRNARFNDSQTLKPLIIITPLQESHVQAAVICSKQVGYHLKIRSGGHDYEGISYISESPFFILDMFNLRSVDVDMKDESAWIGAGATLGEVYFRIWEKSKVHGFPAGVCPTVGVGGHLSGGGYGNMLRKYGLSTDNVVDAKIVDVKGRILDRKAMGEDLFWALRGGGGASFGVVLSYKIKLVPVPATVTVFRVERYLEEKATDMVYQWQLVAPKTDKNLFMRMLLQPVTRNKAKTIRASVLALYLGKANDLVSLLAKDFPELGLKKENCMEMSWIDSVLWWANFDNGTKPDALLDRNLNKADFLKRKSDYVQKPITKVSLNLLWKKMIELGKTGLVFNAYGGRMDEIPASETAMPHRAGNLFKIQYSVTWKEPSIELEKNYTSQARSLNSFMTPFVSTNPRSAYLNYRDLDIGINHHGKDSSKEGEVYGLKYFNGNYERLVKVKTMFDPENFFRNEQSIPPKSTK; encoded by the coding sequence ATGAAGAAAACAACGACGTTGCTTTCTCCTATTTTTGTTCTTCTCTTGTTTCAATTTCTGAATCTGTCCCTCACATGGGGTGCTTCAGATTCAGTCTACCAAACTTTTCTCCAATGCCTAAAAAAGCAAACAAATTCCACAGACGACCTATCAAAGATAGTCTACGCTCAAGCAAATCCCTCCTACACTTCAGTTTTACAGGCGTATATCCGAAACGCCCGTTTCAATGACTCCCAAACGTTGAAGCCTTTGATCATCATTACTCCTTTACAAGAATCTCATGTCCAAGCCGCGGTGATTTGCTCCAAACAAGTTGGTTATCATCTTAAAATCCGCAGTGGCGGCCATGACTATGAGGGGATTTCGTATATTTCTGAAAGTCCGTTCTTTATTCTCGACATGTTTAATTTACGTTCAGTAGATGTTGACATGAAGGACGAGTCTGCATGGATCGGAGCTGGCGCTACTTTGGGTGAAGTTTATTTCAGGATTTGGGAGAAAAGTAAGGTGCACGGCTTTCCCGCCGGCGTCTGCCCCACTGTTGGCGTTGGTGGGCATTTGAGTGGCGGAGGTTACGGAAACATGCTGCGAAAGTATGGTTTGTCAACTGACAATGTTGTTGATGCTAAGATTGTTGACGTCAAGGGGAGAATTCTTGATCGTAAAGCGATGGGAGAGGATCTATTTTGGGCGCTTAGAGGCGGCGGTGGAGCGAGTTTTGGCGTTGTGTTATCGTATAAGATCAAGTTGGTTCCGGTTCCAGCGACGGTTACTGTTTTTAGAGTTGAAAGGTATTTGGAAGAGAAGGCAACGGATATGGTTTATCAATGGCAGCTGGTGGCGCCGAAGACCGATAAGAATTTGTTCATGAGAATGCTTTTGCAGCCCGTGACGAGAAACAAGGCAAAGACAATCAGAGCATCGGTTTTGGCATTGTATTTAGGAAAGGCGAATGACCTTGTGTCCCTTTTGGCCAAGGATTTTCCTGAACTGGGgctgaagaaagaaaattgtatgGAGATGAGTTGGATTGATTCGGTTCTGTGGTGGGCTAATTTCGACAATGGGACTAAACCGGATGCGTTGCTTGACAGAAATCTCAACAAGGCTGATTTCTTGAAGAGAAAATCAGATTATGTTCAGAAACCGATTACGAAAGTTTCCCTGAATTTGCTatggaaaaaaatgatagaatTGGGAAAAACTGGGTTGGTTTTCAATGCTTATGGTGGGAGAATGGATGAAATTCCTGCTTCAGAAACGGCCATGCCACACCGAGCTGGGAACTTGTTCAAAATTCAATACTCGGTGACTTGGAAAGAACCCAGTATTGAACTTGAAAAGAACTACACATCTCAGGCAAGAAGTCTTAACAGTTTCATGACTCCATTTGTGTCTACAAATCCAAGAAGTGCATATTTGAACTATAGAGATCTTGATATTGGGATTAACCACCATGGTAAAGATAGTTCCAAGGAAGGTGAAGTCTATGGGTTGAAGTATTTCAATGGGAATTATGAGAGATTGGTGAAGGTGAAGACAATGTTTGATCCTGAAAACTTCTTCAGAAATGAGCAAAGCATCCCTCCTAAATCTACCAAATAA